The Dendropsophus ebraccatus isolate aDenEbr1 chromosome 2, aDenEbr1.pat, whole genome shotgun sequence DNA segment ATTTCTTTCCACCCAGTAGGCGCGACATTCACATTATTCtaacatcttttttttcttcttcagaatCTTGTTGCCTCTTATAAAGATACTCGTAATGGATTGATAGGAATGGATTATTCAACAAAATTTGCCCCATGGTAAGGTTCTATCCATGTGTATGCTGAAACACATTATTAGAATCGGAAGCCCCTAAAAAGTATTGAAAAGTCTAAAAAGTACATAAATTCTAGATTATGACGCACTGTTGTATTTCAGGCTTGCGTTGGGCTGTATATCCCCCAGATATATATTTGAGCAGATCCGCAAGTATGAGAGAGAACGAACTGCGAATCAGAGTACATACTGGTAAGCAGTTTTGTTTACTTTTTGATATaattattttctgtttcagcggtATTGATATGTGAATAATCGTATGTTAGAGAACCATAGCGTAAATGTTCTACTAAGGAAATACAAAGAGAAAAAGAGGAAAATGCCTATGTTGATAGAAATAAAGCATTCGCTGATCATGTGTATAGCCACTTCTGCTCAGTTTTTTTTCAAGGTCTGGGTCCAGAGGGCGTCCACCTCAGATTTCTTAAAGTCTGCCTGCAAATAAgtagaaacttttgacatgccctaGGGACCTGTGAATAGATTAAGCGGTGGAGGGTTCAGACTCGTGGGTAGAGAGGCGCGCTGGTGCACTCTTCTCTCTCACCTCTGTGCACATGAGATCAGGATGGCCCTATAGACTTTGAGCCCATccgatggctgtatccatgttttccaggactccctagggtgccaTCCCCTGGAACTGCGGGGAATCCAATGCCAATCGtccaggtttggagaacgttgccgaacccagaCAGTTTGATAGGTCTACTAAACACTTCCTAAGACTCCAAACTTTCAAGTAGTTTGCATAAACTGCATCTCATCTGGCCAACCAGTGTTCTTCTATGTACTGATGAAGGAGAAAAATTCCGAAATAGGCGTCTACAGATGGGCTGGTCCTAGTCATTTTTCAGGGCCTTTTTGATAGGATATTAACATACAGGGtaactacatataggtgtcactAGAGATACaattttcttccttctggaggagagctgtTATGCATAGTTTCCCAGTCACTCCAGCATTTTCTTTAAGGAGAATTATCAGCCTTCATAATATTACATGTTACTTATTATATGCTGAGCTTTATTTATCATCTATCACCTCAGCACAAGTTTATGCATGGAATGAATTTTCCCTTTGTGCATGTTGCTCATGATATGTAGTATAGGATTAAAGATCTCTTTCAAAACTTGATAGATTTAGGTGTTCAGACCCTCTCGAATCTCTGAAACAAGCCAGTTATGCGCTTCACTGCCATTTCcatcacactgcacaatatgATCTCCATTAAAAGTCTATGAAGGTTGTCTCATGCAGTGAGACAGAAAAGTCAGCAAGCAATGAAGCCctcaaaggggttggccacttcatagtaaaatagttcagtgtatagtattagtaacggtactcattgtatatactgacagcagctccctgtgtacctcatagagcaacTATGCTcagatgctcctccatgttggccatcttatggacagaatcgcctggaagaggggagtctgattttagctctgaggtacacagggggctgctgtctgtatatacagtgagtacagctactaatactgtacactgagcagttttactattaagtggccaacccctgcTCACTTATCCTGGCCTGTTTTAGAGATTGGGGGGGGTCTTTTGGCATGCCTCTGCAAAATATCAAAGGGAGAGACTTATCAAGCAGTCTTGCCCATAggaaccaattacagctcagctttcaactaTTCATGAgtcctggtaaaataaaagccgagctgagattggttgctataggcaaccaAGAACATTCATACTGtaggactgcttgataaatctcccctttaaatttaaaattgTCTAGAATAAGAGTTACGTCCCATCTAAAGATGCCTGCACGGTTGGATATTTTTGTGTTGTGAGCATCTCTAGCTCTCCATGCAAACCGAGGATACACTGCATCAAAACATGGCTGACCTGCTCTGCATTTGAACTTGTGTACTTTTTTGCATTTTACCACCAAACAATAGgactaatgttaaaaaaaagaaaagaaaaaaataacaacaaatcCTCACAAAAGTATGAATAGCAACCTTATATTTCTCATGTTTTTAGACACACACCGACATTGTACCGCTTAACACTGTTTTACAGTAGACTTTCTTATCAGTAACTCATCTGGTTTCATTTCTCTTTATAGGGTAATTTTTGAGCTTTTATGGAGAGACTACTTCCGTTTTGTGGCTCTGAAGTACGGAAGGAGGATCTTTTTTTTGAAAGGTATGGTAGACCAATAAACATTATGGAGACAGTTTATCATTCCTTGCATCAGtggaaaaattgtgcaaaattacAAAATTATTTTTATGCAAAGTATTCCCCCTCAGTGTTGGTGCAGGaaatgataaatcttccccatgttTCCTGTATTGCTGACCTTGTTAAAAGCTAAATTTTCCACTTACAATCCAATCTTGGGatataatttttttgtgctttgAAGTCATTACCCCTTAGTAATAAAAGAGCAAAAAAGAATATGTGGTTGTAAGTAGAGGTTGTAACTTATATGAACATGGCATAGCATATACAGCAGATGACTTCTTCCTGCATCTGATCTAAAGGAGGTGACAGTGAAAATACAGAAGTGTTGTTACCAAAACTAAAGGTAAACACAGcagggttgtagttttgtacccATCTaatctccccttcaggctggctTCATAAAATCtcagaaaaatgccagtttttctTCCATAGAGTTCAATAGGCATGTTCTGGTCATCTCATTTGTTCCCTTTTGGTTCAGCAACTACGTatatcatgtgatggcagaggaaaaggaagttcagccatcttggtgctcacaaaaatgcctaaaccacaaaaaagattattcacacataaagtTAAAAACACAAGAACAAATGCAAATGTGTGGAAAAAACGCTACGTGCTGTCATCgtgtttttgttcctttttttgggAGGCCAGAAAAGCGCCACAAAAAAGAAAAGTGTGAGGCTACCCTTAACTTAACTTAGCCAggaattaaatatgcaaaaatactgcagagacaccatcacatgtttctcaatgtcagtaagctagccagaccttcctctgtgAAGTAAAAACCAAGCCAAGGGAGGTCTCCACTCAAggagccagaatcctactccacactgatgaggggcaaataccctgaaacggctgtctgtggatgcctGTCATTTTCTTGGTAGTTGGCTGGAGAAACAAtgatattttttttgtaatttttaccAGTGGCCCTAGTTAATTGTGAAAAATTTTACATGTATGTGTATAAACCATGTATGAATCCAGCTTTATGGTTGTCACATGATAATTACTTACATCTCAATTCATATAGGTCTTCAAGATAAAGAGGTTCCTTGGAAGAAAGATCTAAAACAGTTTGAGGCCTGGAAAGGTCAGTGTCTCTTTTATCATATGAAGAATATGTATTACCAGTAATAGTTCATTTCTTTCAGGTATAGCTAGTGGTTTAGTATTCCCCAGATATCTTACCCAGGTATGTGTTGCTGATCATTATTTTAGAGGGCCGTACTGGAGTTCCTTTTGTTGATGCCAATATGCGTGAACTATCCATGACGGGTTTTATGTCGAACCGTGGACGCCAGAATGTGGCCAGTTTTCTAACCAAGGATCTGGGACTTGACTGGAGAATGGGTGCAGAATGGTTCGAATACTTGCTGGTAAGGTgaattttatatttatatctcTGGGTAAAAGTTATTGAAATTGGATGTCTGGAATGTACACATTGGCTATTTTCAtatggttaaagtgtacctgtcattttgaaaaacttttaacatgtcatagagacctgacaaaagttttgatcagtgcgCATCTGCGTGTTCAGACCAATACTGATCGTGAGTCCTTCCTCTGCTCTGTGTTGAGCTCTATAGAGCCCGACACCTTCCCTGACACAGAGCAAGGAGTGGACCGCTGTGTAGCAGTGTTCTCCCAACTCactctcctgatcggtacaggtccgaacactcagacctggactgatcaaaacttttgacactatGGCATGGCAAAAGTTTTCCAATTGACAGGTACACCTGTCGTTTGGAAGTCATGTCACCTCGTCTATGTTTTCTTCAGTTTAGTCAATATGAATATATAATCGAGGCACTTGCATTTCTTTTGCATTTTCACATGTATTGTtaacctaatatgtttttatagAATCCAGGGAATGACAGATACAGGAATTAATGGACAAATCTTAAATAAGGGGTATGAGTATATCACTTCACATACTGGTTTTGAAACGTGTTGTATGCTTTGGTAATGCCTGAAATCTCCTGCTATACACTTGTCCTAAATAATGATGCCCCATTCACTTAACTTCCACCAGGCGGAACCCCTTCTTTTGTATCTTTGAGCCACCCCATGCCTACCAAAAAGGGGAAATAGAATCCCAGCTGGTGTTTCTTCCTGTAACTTAATCTTACAGACCGCAGTTCAGATGGGGAACTAAGTCATTTCCCACACTGAATGCAGACACCTTCAAGAATAAAAGTTGTTACACACAGACAAATGCAGCATACGTGTGTCTCTTCTGTGCGCGACATGTACGCTAAGGACActcgtattaaaggggttatccagtgctacaaaaacatggccactttttccccactcttgtctccagtttaggtggggtttggaactctgttccattgaagtaaatggagcttaattgcaaaccacacctgaactggagacaagagagggggaaaattggccatgtttttgtagcgctggataacccctttaaggatccagGTTTCAATAGGAAGATTATATGAGGGACCTGTGTAAAGCGCCATACTCTGCACCCATCTCAATGTCCACAGCAAGATATGCGGATCCGCAACCACAGACTATTTTAAGGCCCATagaagtgaatgtggccatttGCATGATCCCCCGCCGCCCGGCCGCAGAGATGATgtgcatgatgtgctctcctgtcatctcatttcctactcacctattccccatGCTGACCGGCTTCatcttcaccagaagtggcctgcaCTACGCTACCTTCTCCCGGCAACATAGTCTAGACCTCTTCCGGTGagcggggagtaggtgagtagtagaatagatgacaggagagcacatcatgctcccTTGTCATCTCTGCGGCCAGGTGGGGGGGTTCTGTGGCGGGAGGCGGTGGGGGCTCCGGCTAGGGGATCCGTGTCGCGGCACGGATAGTGAGAATGAGcccttagtgattgacagctgtccctgtattagtgtgtatatagagaaggcaGTCGGTGTGGGTGGAGTCTCCTAGGAGTCTTATCAGGATTTATTCTGCTTTTTTATAAATCCAAATCATATAAACCTATACATCACAGAACTTTGCTTCTTTCCTTGCTTTATATACTGCATTCAGGTTCACTTTAAAGGCCTGGCAACCAAAGACAGAAACTCAAAGGGATTgtctttagataaaaaaaaaagttacacatgGCTGGGaggtgtaaaagaaaaagaaagatgtTCTACTCCCCTACCCTGATCTCCTGCAGCTTTCTGCTcctggtctgttttttttttatatctgtggGGCACTTCAACCACACAAGTGCAGATGTTACCAGTCAGGGCTCTACAGTCCACTGGAAGAAAATCTGTGTTATGTAACTTTAATAATAAAGCTTGAAAAGAGGTGCAGGTGTGTTGCACTCCTTGTCCAGTGCATGCACATGTATTTGGACACTTGTGATATGTcccatttgctaaaaaaaaaaatctttttagttaaagaggatctgtcactaggtttatgctgccttaagaCAAtttactgcctatacacagcatggatcgataactgccaatcagcagctgctgggcggagtttgctggtgctcataaattatccaggactactgagcacatgcacataatggagagggctacttactgtccatgttattcaggaggaatcCCTGAATCAGCTTCACAGAACAatgggggggtctgacctccgcaCCCCACAACGATCTCCAGATCATCCCCTAACCCCTTTGTTTTTAAAACAGCCGCGGATCACGTCTATTCATTCTGTATGGAGCCGATGGAAAGgcttcatagagaataaatagtcGCGGGTCACATACTGTTGccgtattcaaaacaaaggagctggggggcGATCTGGAGATTGCCTGTGGATACACAGGTCAGACCcccgcgatctcttacttgtcccctatcctgtgggtagggcacaagtaagttttaatcagagaacccctttaacaattgtaCTGCAAGCTATATATTTCATTGACTGTAAACGGTATAGAATCTCTCATTTCTGTGTTTCTAGGTGGACTATGATGTTTGCAGCAATTACGGGAACTGGTTGTACAGTGCAGGAATCGGGAATGACCCAAGAGAAAACAGAAAATTCAACATGATTAAACAAGGCCTCGATTATGATGCCCATGTAAGTCTCCAAGCATATGAAATCTCTCCAGATAATTCTTGTTGGTTACTTTTTTTTCTATGCCcagttttattgaaattcataactttatatacagtatactgtgtgtggCTACAGATCCTGTAATGTGAAATAACCAAACACAGAGACCTAGAAATATAGTCATATTAGTCATGTTTTGTTATAGTAAAGTAAGACCAGGTGGCGCTGTTCTACAACATTGTAGTAGTATTTTAAAGTCTCATTCAAAGTTggcaatgtataaaataatacaaTTGTAACACACTGGTATAatcttatttatatagcaccaacatactcCGCAACACTTTACATTTTTTGGGGGTGCATGTATAGACACAGTAAGACATTATAGATATAGAAAGTGAGGGTcctgctcgcaagagcttacaatctatgagaaaAAGATTCAAGTTAAAAGGGGCTATAGTGCTTTATTTCTACAATGGTCCAATCATCTAGTATAATGTAATGTGCAAGTGTAGGTAGGAAACCCAGTAAGTGCTTAGGAGAATGGAGATTgtaaggggtgtggggtgtttttagagcacttttttttttttttttttttatacataccttttttttatttttatatatttttttttctttataattcaAGAACATAAACAAGGCATTAGCTATAAGGTTTCTTAATACATCTCCAACATAATGGTGTTTACCTTGCAGCTAAGTGAGAAGACCAACCAAAAAATCTATGGGGAGCACTTTTGAAGGAAAATTGCAATATGTTACTATGTAACATATATGGTGGATTGGATcagggggtggtcttctcaaacaTGGTCTTTTGGAgaggattaggctgggttcacactgcgttttcagcatacgtttaacggatccgttttttatttaacggacaaaaaaatagtgtcagcaacgtttttgtgtccatcaaaaaaacggatccgtattgatccgtttttttttttttctttttttataatggaagtcaatggaaaaacgaatcaaaacggatgcacacaaatgcatccatttttgcaatctgtttttcattggtttttgcaaaaaacggatgaaacaaactgattgcaaaaacgcagtgtgatcccagccttagagATGACTGAGCCAGATTTGTTTTACTTCGtacgaagcaaaactgatctgcgctcatatctgtatccatgttttccaggcggtcccaggGGAGTATCCTTCCTCTGCACAGAGCCCTCAGCCTGAGGGATATGagtgcagatcagttttgcttcaaTACTGATCTGATCATTGTACTTTCTTGAGTAAACGTATGTTTCATTTTTTAGAGTACAATATTGTCCTCGTGCACGTTGTACTTCCCAACCGCTGTCTGTGCATTTGCATTATGTATTAGGTCCTGATGGTAAGATCACCCATGATATATCTCATAGTACACAAAGGAGCTTAAATATGTCTTACATTTGGTTCATGCAGacgtttttttccctcttatgaGAAAGTCAGTTCTTTATATGTGTTTGGATAGGTTAAAATGAATTTGATAACTTTTATGCATaagcttttttttcccttctaatAAAAGGGTGAATATATTCGATTATGGGTTCCAGAACTGCAGGAGATTAAAGGAGGAGATGTCCACACACCCTGGGCACTGAGCAATGCTGCGCTGGCGCACGCTAACGTAACTCTTGGAGAAACCTATCCATTTCCAATTGTCATGGCACCTGAGTGGAGCCGACATGTGAACCAGAAGCCAGTAAGTAGGCAAaatttattatacattatataggaaACTGCTGATATGTACCTGTTGAGTCAGAGCTGCTGATTCTGGCctgttttattattttcctaTGTTGTGATTTAGAGTACTTAGATCTGAAACAAATATGCTTATTAGTCTGTTTGGTCCTCGGGGACCTGTTATATACCTGTTTACGCCTCAATGTATTGATGTATTTATAGATTTGTGAAATTTTGGTGCAATACTCTGTTGTGCACTGATCAACTGtaaattggtgtttttttttgtttgtttaaaaaaaaaaaaaaaaagtctgtttggtgcactgggggcattcctTGGCACCTCAGTAAACTGTCCTGCCAGTACTTCTACACCTACTTGTACATAGGAGGGAGACGTGCCTacctatagatagataaatatgcaTAAGTAGGGGCCGACGTGCACCCTGCGGAATGCCCCCAGGGCACCAAATGGAGTGATTTGCATATTTGTTTAGTATCTAAATTCTCTGAATAGTGCCACGTAATAAAATAAGACCGAGGCTAGAATGTGGAGCTCTGGCACATCaggtacatatcagcaggtttgtatgtaTAAACCTTTTTTACTTTGCTTCCTTGTATGTGGGAAGTACCCTTGGGTGACCTAACGTTGCGAAAGAAAGAATTTTACACTCTTCTCTCCTGAAACAACATACAAAGAAATGTCTCCAACAACATGACCTACCATTGTGAGCACATAGTGCCTGAAGACTATAGAACACGGTAACATCGAAAGGAGGTTTAGCCGACAGTCAGCACAAGACTGGTGaccacaaaactacaactctaaaCTTTCTTTCACAAAACAAACTTATGTCATGTTAAAGCTGATGTTTAGAGATGACCAAACCTCCACACACTttggttcatccgaacccaagcgtgcggcatttgataaccagtgttggatgcagccctaggaagtcctggaaaacatggaaatggcctatggctgtatccatgttatccaggcagccttagtgcagcatctaacttcttcattcaccgataatcaaatgctgccCGATCTGGTTCGGACGGACCTAGGTgagctcaaggttcgctcatctctaataagataGATTATATCGTAAAACCATATAAAGAATAGACTTATGGATCTTCTAGCATTTTCTATCGACTTCTAAAAAGTCGACAGTTATGagaattgttttttatttatatctATAGACTGTactcacaatttttctttttttaacaggaCAGCGGTGCAGCATCGTCTAGGAGAGGAAAAGGCCCATCACACATGCCAAAGCAGCACAAGAATAGAGGGATAGATTTTTACTTTTCCCGAAATAAAAACGTATAAATGCATTGTAGTATGTGGCTTGGACGATGCAGTACTCTCTCTCTGATCTGCACTGGAACTGGGAtatgccaaaaataaaaaaaaaatacactaaataTAGACATCAATAGCGGGAATATGAAAAAGAGAAGTAGTTCTAAAATTACAGAGATATGAATAGAAGATGCCTGGAACACTATCTTCACACCCTGAGAATGTTTTgcaatcaactttttttttttctgtacatttgaacaaaaaaattatttgattTGAAGCTTTATATTTTGGCAAGTGCAACAGCATCTTCCTTGGAGTGCTGGTTTAACAGGCATGCACTATGTAAGCAAATGTGCCTTTCAGCCGGATAAGCCACGCTATTTTAGTGCTTGAAAAGTTATGGCTGTAGCCAGCTGATGACTGGACAAGGAGTATCCAACAATGTAGTTTATAGATTATTTAGTTGCTGTTAGTttctcttaaagtgtacctgtctataactttcagaatctaaatcaaatttttgttatcatgcttttaAAACAAacctaaacttaccagaaatccaggtccagtctcctgaaggcagattttctgacaacagactaaacacaggaattccagccagtaaagagagtcatggctcaatgtgtctgaGTCACGTGACTACCTACTCTCTGGGAGCGCTCAGATAACCTGggacacacaggacttcctgttttctgactctttgagaaaaagagtcagaaaacaggttaagtgccatgttttccatgataacttaaaaaaatatatatatattgaatgtaaattgcaaacttgctttatatcacatctacttttttaatttagttttgaaagttataacgacagactTTAAAATAATAGCacgttagaagactctaacctgctgttatttcCATAGGACAGGGAGATCGGGGAAGAagagaggtgtttttttttttttgttttttttttccccctttcattCTCTGcaacatttaaatttttattaatctGTTAatgtttggtgcattgggggcagTACTGCTACCCTTGTTGCATAGATCCGCCTGCCTGCCCTTCTTCATGAATATTGTGCAGTAATGTCACTCTGGCCATGGGCAgctgggtggattggtgcaccaaGGATTGTTGTCCCACCCCCAATGTGCTAAAACCACCTAATTTAGATAAAACACAGGATTTCAAtaaaatggcgctgaggatgaatgtaagaaaACTATCCCCATTCTCAGCAGCCTCAGCAATATAGGAGCTTGACAGCaagttagagtc contains these protein-coding regions:
- the LOC138784793 gene encoding cryptochrome DASH isoform X1, with product MAAAGRTVICLLRNDLRYHDNEVLLWAHRNADHIVPLYCFDPRHYLGTHYYNFPKTGPHRLKFLLESVKDLRNTLKKKGSNLLLRRGQPETVIEDLIQQIGPVSAVALQEEATKEELDVEKSVKQVCTQHGVKFHTVWGSTLYHPEDLPFRHISSLPDVYTQFRKAVEAQGKVRPTMQMPEKLKSLPAGLEEGSVPTAEDFQQQDPLTDPRTAFPCSGGESQALQRLQHYFWDTNLVASYKDTRNGLIGMDYSTKFAPWLALGCISPRYIFEQIRKYERERTANQSTYWVIFELLWRDYFRFVALKYGRRIFFLKGLQDKEVPWKKDLKQFEAWKEGRTGVPFVDANMRELSMTGFMSNRGRQNVASFLTKDLGLDWRMGAEWFEYLLVDYDVCSNYGNWLYSAGIGNDPRENRKFNMIKQGLDYDAHGEYIRLWVPELQEIKGGDVHTPWALSNAALAHANVTLGETYPFPIVMAPEWSRHVNQKPDSGAASSRRGKGPSHMPKQHKNRGIDFYFSRNKNV
- the LOC138784793 gene encoding cryptochrome DASH isoform X2, which encodes MERTVLLWAHRNADHIVPLYCFDPRHYLGTHYYNFPKTGPHRLKFLLESVKDLRNTLKKKGSNLLLRRGQPETVIEDLIQQIGPVSAVALQEEATKEELDVEKSVKQVCTQHGVKFHTVWGSTLYHPEDLPFRHISSLPDVYTQFRKAVEAQGKVRPTMQMPEKLKSLPAGLEEGSVPTAEDFQQQDPLTDPRTAFPCSGGESQALQRLQHYFWDTNLVASYKDTRNGLIGMDYSTKFAPWLALGCISPRYIFEQIRKYERERTANQSTYWVIFELLWRDYFRFVALKYGRRIFFLKGLQDKEVPWKKDLKQFEAWKEGRTGVPFVDANMRELSMTGFMSNRGRQNVASFLTKDLGLDWRMGAEWFEYLLVDYDVCSNYGNWLYSAGIGNDPRENRKFNMIKQGLDYDAHGEYIRLWVPELQEIKGGDVHTPWALSNAALAHANVTLGETYPFPIVMAPEWSRHVNQKPDSGAASSRRGKGPSHMPKQHKNRGIDFYFSRNKNV